CGGCCATGATCCTCGGCATCGGCATAGACACGGTTGAAATCAGCCGCTTCCAGCGCTTTCTGGATGAAGACAACCAGGCCTTGCTGAACCGTCTCTTTGCCCCGGCCGAGCAGGAATACTGCCGCCCCAGGAAACAGGCTGCCTCCTGCCTGGCCGCCCGCTTTGCCGCCAAGGAGGCCTTTGTCAAGGCACTGGGGACCGGGCTGCGGGACGGCATCTGCTGGACCGAGATAGCAGTCGGCAACGATCAGCTGGGCAAACCGTTCCTGAAACTGTCAGGACGCGCCCTGCAGCTGTTTTCGGAACAGGGGGCTGCATCCGCACACCTGTCACTGTCCCATGATGGTGGCCATGCGGTTGCGCAGGTCATACTGGAGGCGCCATGAAGATCGTCACCGCCCATACCATGCAGGAGCTGGACCGTCGCGCCATTAACGAATACGGTATTCCCGGCCGTGACCTGATGGAACAGGCCGGACAGGGCTGTGCCGAGCATATCCTGGCCGCCTATGGTACCCGGAGGAGCAAACGGGTCGTGATCCTGGCCGGCAAAGGCAACAATGGCGGCGACGGGTATGTGATTGCCCGCTGCCTGCTGGAAAAAGAGTGGCAGGTGCTGGTGATCGTGCTGGCTGATCGGGACAGCATCCACGGTGATGCTGAAACCAATCTGGTGCGGCTCCCGGAGGAGATCGTAAGTTTTTGTCCCGGCGACGGGGAACTGACCGAGAAACATGCCGACGACATCCAGCAGGCCGATGTGCTGGTGGATGCGCTGCTGGGGACCGGTCTGCGCAGTGACCTGACCGGGGTCTATCTAGAGGCGGTGGAACTGATCAACACGGCGCCGGGCAAAGTGGTGGCGGTGGATATTCCCACCGGTATCCACGGCACCACCGGCCGGATTCTGGGAAAGACCGTCCATGCCAACATGACGGTCACCTTCGGGATCGCCAAGCTGGGCCACGTGCTCTACCCGGCTGCCGAGCATGTAGGCAGACTGGTCATCGTGGATATCGGCATTCCGCCCCAGCTGATGCAAGAGGCGGTAGGCTATGACTTTTTGAACGAAAAACTGATGGCCCCGCTGGTGAAACGCCGTGACCGCCAGGCCCACAAGGGAACCTACGGCCACTGTCTGATCATTGCCGGATCAACCGGCAAGACCGGCGCAGCCGCCCTGGCAGCAAACAGTGCCGTCCGGACCGGTTCCGGCCTGGTGACGCTTGCCGTACCGGAAAGCCTCAATCAGATCCTTGAGGTGAAGACCACCGAGGCGATGACCCTGCCGCTGCCCGATGCCGGCAGCGGACACCTGACGACCCACGCCATTGCCCTGCTTGAAAAGTACCTGCCGGGCAAAAACGCCCTGGCGATCGGTCCGGGGATCGACCGCCGCCCTGCCGGTGTCACGGTGGTACAGAACCTGGTGGAGAATATTGCTCTTCCGATGGTGATTGATGCCGATGGCCTGAATGCCCTGGCCGAAGACACGACGGTGCTGCACCGCAGGCGTTCCCAGAACATTGTCCTGACCCCCCACCCCGGTGAGATGTCCCGCCTGCTGGGCTCTTCCATCCCTGATGTGGCTGCCATCCGCATCTCGGTTGCCCAGGAGTTTGCCCGTACCTTCGGGGTGTATGTCGTCCTGAAAGGGGCCCGGACCATCATTGCCGCGCCCAACGGCATGGCTGCCATCAACGGCAGCGGCAACCCCGGCATGGCAAGCGGCGGCATGGGGGATGTACTGACCGGCATTATCGTATCGCTGCTGGGCCAGGGCTACTCAACCTGGAACGCCTGCCGCCTGGGGGTATTCATCCACGGCCTGGCCGGTGACCTGGTGGCCATGGAACAGGGCGAAATCGGCATGACCGCCACCGACCTGATGGCCCGGATTCCGCTGGCGCTCAACCGGCTCCTGAACCTTCCCGCTAACTATCATCAACCCGTTTAAATCAAGGAGCGACCCATGAAAACTGTTGCCGAGATCATGACCAAAGAGGTGCTCACCGTAGGTACCGAAACCACCATCCGCGAACTGGCCGAGCTGTTCGTCACCCACCGGATCAGTTCACTCCCGGTAGTTGATGCCGCAGGAGCCCTGATCGGTATCGTGACTGAATCAGACCTGGTTGAGCAGAGCAAAAGTGTGCACCTGCCGACCGTGATCAGCCTGTTTGACTGGGTGATCTACCTTGAGTCAGAAAAGACCCTGGAAAAGGAGCTGAAGAAAATGGGGGGCAGAACCGTTGCCGACATCTATCAGCCGGAGGCGGTCTCCATCGCCCCGACTGCCTCTCTCAGCGAGGCTGCCGACCTGATGAGCGCCCATCACACCAACGC
Above is a window of Trichlorobacter lovleyi SZ DNA encoding:
- a CDS encoding holo-[acyl-carrier-protein] synthase — encoded protein: MILGIGIDTVEISRFQRFLDEDNQALLNRLFAPAEQEYCRPRKQAASCLAARFAAKEAFVKALGTGLRDGICWTEIAVGNDQLGKPFLKLSGRALQLFSEQGAASAHLSLSHDGGHAVAQVILEAP
- a CDS encoding bifunctional ADP-dependent NAD(P)H-hydrate dehydratase/NAD(P)H-hydrate epimerase, giving the protein MKIVTAHTMQELDRRAINEYGIPGRDLMEQAGQGCAEHILAAYGTRRSKRVVILAGKGNNGGDGYVIARCLLEKEWQVLVIVLADRDSIHGDAETNLVRLPEEIVSFCPGDGELTEKHADDIQQADVLVDALLGTGLRSDLTGVYLEAVELINTAPGKVVAVDIPTGIHGTTGRILGKTVHANMTVTFGIAKLGHVLYPAAEHVGRLVIVDIGIPPQLMQEAVGYDFLNEKLMAPLVKRRDRQAHKGTYGHCLIIAGSTGKTGAAALAANSAVRTGSGLVTLAVPESLNQILEVKTTEAMTLPLPDAGSGHLTTHAIALLEKYLPGKNALAIGPGIDRRPAGVTVVQNLVENIALPMVIDADGLNALAEDTTVLHRRRSQNIVLTPHPGEMSRLLGSSIPDVAAIRISVAQEFARTFGVYVVLKGARTIIAAPNGMAAINGSGNPGMASGGMGDVLTGIIVSLLGQGYSTWNACRLGVFIHGLAGDLVAMEQGEIGMTATDLMARIPLALNRLLNLPANYHQPV
- a CDS encoding CBS domain-containing protein — protein: MKTVAEIMTKEVLTVGTETTIRELAELFVTHRISSLPVVDAAGALIGIVTESDLVEQSKSVHLPTVISLFDWVIYLESEKTLEKELKKMGGRTVADIYQPEAVSIAPTASLSEAADLMSAHHTNAVPVLENGRLVGIVARIDIIRTLLV